The genomic segment AAAATAATGTTTTATATTACAGTGTAGGTCCATTACTCTATTGTCCTGCCAACAGAATATCCATCACTGATTCTCTGATAAATGAAAGATTCGGGAACAGATTTTCTCTTGCTCTCTGTCTTGAAGATACCATAAACGACGATCATGTTGAAGAAGCCGAGCAGATACTGATTTCTTCTCTCAGCCAGATATTCATACAGCATGAACAAAAGCCATTCTATCTGCCCAAAATATTTATCCGGGTTCGGAATCCACAGCAGATTCAGAGATTAACAAAAGCTCTTGGGCAATCCATTAAGATTGTTACCGGTTTCATCGTCCCTAAATTCAGCCCGGATAACGCACAAAGTTATATTGAGCAGATGATCCTCGTCAATGAACTTGTCGCAAAAAAGCTTTACATGATGCCTATTTACGAAAGTCCCTCCATTATAGATTTGCGAAACAGAATTGATATTCTCTATTTGTTAAGGGATTCTTTAGCCAGAATTGAAGATCTTATATTGAATATACGTGTTGGCGGAAATGATCTGTGCCATATGTTTGGGTTTCGCAGACATGCCAATGAATCTATTCACAGCATCAGACCTGTTTCAGATATTTTCTCAGATATTATCACTGTATATGGTATGGATTATGTGATTTCCGGTCCTGTATGGGAATATTATGCCGGTGACAGCTGGAAAGAAGGAATGATTCAGGAAATCCGGGAGGACAGACTTTGCGGTTTCATCGGAAAAACCGTTATCCACCCTTCACAGATCCCTGTAGTAAACAGAGCTTATCAGGTTTCACGAAATGACTACCTTGACGCACGGGCGATTTTAAACTGGAATGCTGATTCTGCTTCCCTTGTTGCAGGAAGCAAAACCAGAGAAAGAATGAATGAATATAAAACCCATCTGAACTGGGCTAAGAAAACAGTTTATCTTTCAGAAGTTTTCGGAATAACAGAATAAATATTACCCTTCTCACGCATCCGCAAGCTTCTTAATGATTCCACAGCATTTATAATGTGTAAGTGAATAGTATTCTACAGGTGTATGTTTCTCTTCGGCAAGTCTGACAA from the Blautia wexlerae DSM 19850 genome contains:
- a CDS encoding HpcH/HpaI aldolase/citrate lyase family protein, whose product is MKNNVLYYSVGPLLYCPANRISITDSLINERFGNRFSLALCLEDTINDDHVEEAEQILISSLSQIFIQHEQKPFYLPKIFIRVRNPQQIQRLTKALGQSIKIVTGFIVPKFSPDNAQSYIEQMILVNELVAKKLYMMPIYESPSIIDLRNRIDILYLLRDSLARIEDLILNIRVGGNDLCHMFGFRRHANESIHSIRPVSDIFSDIITVYGMDYVISGPVWEYYAGDSWKEGMIQEIREDRLCGFIGKTVIHPSQIPVVNRAYQVSRNDYLDARAILNWNADSASLVAGSKTRERMNEYKTHLNWAKKTVYLSEVFGITE